The Corylus avellana chromosome ca8, CavTom2PMs-1.0 genome has a segment encoding these proteins:
- the LOC132190134 gene encoding UDP-glycosyltransferase 88F3-like produces the protein MQDTIVLLPAPGMGHIISMIELGKLILHHYGHKFSITILLTTGFIPDSSGVTSYIHRISQSNPSISFHHLPSVSVDTTPTRSGAAIAFEFIRLSLAHATDSLQQISSSSTIRSLIIDVFCTSALPTAKNLNLPVYYFFTSGAYCLAAFLYLPKIYKQTTKSFKDLTTTDLHFPGMSSPLKATHMPQPTLDRDDPAYCDTLYFCSHLPKSNGIIANTFEDLEPKALKTIADGVCVPDSPTPPVYCIGPLIADAEERAGEDGNECLSWLDSQPSRSVVFLCFGSRGSFSVAQVKEVAYGLERSGQRFLWVVKKPPRDEKTKQAENFTAEFDLEGVLPEGFLERTKDRGMVVKTWAPQVDVLRKEAVGGFVTH, from the coding sequence ATGCAAGACACCATCGTCCTCCTCCCAGCTCCAGGCATGGGCCACATCATCTCCATGATTGAGCTCGGCAAGCTCATCCTCCATCACTACGGTCACAAATTCTCCATCACGATCCTCCTCACCACCGGCTTCATTCCGGACAGCTCAGGCGTCACCTCCTATATCCACCGTATCTCCCAATCCAACCCCTCCATCTCCTTCCATCACTTGCCCTCTGTCTCCGTAGACACCACCCCAACTCGCAGCGGCGCCGCCATAGCGTTCGAGTTTATCCGCCTCAGCTTAGCCCATGCCACAGATTCACTCCAACAAATCTCCTCCTCATCCACCATTCGTTCCCTTATCATCGACGTTTTCTGCACCTCTGCTCTTCCCACAGCAAAAAATCTCAACCTTCctgtttattatttcttcacTTCCGGTGCTTATTGTCTCGCTGCCTTCTTATACCTCCCCAAGATCTACAAGCAAACCACCAAGAGCTTCAAGGACCTCACCACCACCGACCTTCACTTTCCAGGAATGTCGTCACCGTTGAAAGCAACACATATGCCTCAACCGACACTCGACCGTGACGACCCTGCTTATTGTGACACGCTCTATTTCTGTTCACATCTTCCAAAATCAAATGGGATTATAGCTAACACGTTTGAGGACCTGGAGCCAAAAGCCTTAAAGACCATTGCTGATGGCGTGTGCGTTCCTGATTCGCCAACTCCGCCTGTTTATTGTATAGGTCCTTTGATTGCAGATGCAGAGGAGCGAGCAGGTGAAGATGGAAATGAATGTTTGTCATGGCTTGACAGCCAACCGAGTAGAAGTGTTGTGTTCTTGTGCTTTGGGAGCCGAGGATCGTTCTCGGTGGCGCAAGTGAAAGAGGTGGCCTACGGGTTGGAAAGGAGTGGGCAGAGATTCTTGTGGGTGGTGAAAAAGCCACCACGCGATGAGAAAACCAAGCAGGCTGAGAATTTTACTGCAGAGTTCGATTTGGAGGGTGTGTTGCCAGAAGGGTTCCTGGAGAGAACCAAAGACAGGGGCATGGTGGTGAAGACGTGGGCACCCCAAGTGGATGTGCTTAGAAAAGAAGCCGTTGGGGGGTTCGTCACTCACTGA